In one window of Moraxella osloensis DNA:
- a CDS encoding DMT family transporter: MKLFGYHSDLNLVRMFGGHLNKLTATLITVGFPLLFLLIWSGGALFSKLGLQYANTWSFLFLRAVLALGLLLILFWGRVKHNNNGLKTHAIEKSELCRIIISGLLLQVFYLIFYFSAIKTQLSLGIIILILGIQPIMTKLMVSDALKKGDIILLVMCFIGLGIATLGYHNIEKINLIGIVLAIFALLSITFGTVIQAKITTEPVLTLLIQTISALGIFAILTAINGFVFSFNVYSLAALIWMGAIVSVGAFLLLTLMLRFRSAEKVSTLFFLLPLITMLFESVFFNTKLNGLTIAGDILVCVSLFLYQFKPFSPKK, translated from the coding sequence ATGAAATTATTTGGCTATCATAGCGACTTAAACCTTGTCAGAATGTTTGGTGGCCATTTGAATAAGTTAACAGCAACCTTGATAACGGTGGGTTTTCCTCTGCTATTTCTGCTTATTTGGAGTGGGGGTGCTTTATTCTCAAAACTGGGGCTACAGTATGCCAATACTTGGAGTTTTCTATTCTTAAGAGCAGTGCTTGCACTAGGACTATTGCTTATTTTATTTTGGGGAAGGGTAAAACATAACAATAATGGTCTAAAAACTCACGCAATTGAAAAAAGTGAGCTGTGTCGAATTATTATTTCGGGGCTATTACTGCAAGTTTTTTATCTAATTTTTTACTTTTCTGCCATCAAGACCCAGCTTTCTTTAGGAATTATTATACTTATTCTAGGTATTCAACCGATTATGACTAAGCTGATGGTTTCAGATGCCCTAAAAAAGGGCGATATAATATTGCTAGTCATGTGTTTCATAGGTTTGGGCATCGCCACATTAGGCTATCATAATATTGAAAAAATAAATTTGATAGGCATTGTGTTGGCGATTTTTGCGTTACTATCCATTACTTTTGGCACAGTCATCCAAGCTAAAATCACCACAGAGCCTGTTTTAACTTTGCTTATACAAACAATATCGGCGCTTGGCATTTTTGCTATTTTAACCGCCATAAATGGTTTTGTGTTTAGTTTCAATGTTTATTCGCTGGCAGCTTTAATTTGGATGGGCGCTATTGTATCTGTGGGTGCATTTTTATTGTTAACGCTGATGTTAAGATTTCGGTCTGCAGAGAAGGTTAGTACATTGTTTTTTTTACTACCTTTAATCACAATGCTATTTGAAAGTGTATTTTTTAATACCAAACTAAATGGGTTAACGATTGCCGGCGATATATTGGTATGTGTAAGTTTATTTTTGTACCAATTTAAGCCGTTTTCACCTAAAAAATAA
- a CDS encoding DMT family transporter — protein sequence MNILPYILISLLGGAIVPLQLAIVNAFQKTTQASQIQSTFYLYVGGTIASFIISCISMGGVKPPHAEAASWWMWLPGFLGSFYILFMFISAPKIGSGNTLLWVFLGQMYFALIIGKLGLFGLDPKPINFYKMLGLAVVTIGGIIMIVGENKK from the coding sequence ATGAATATACTACCTTACATACTAATTAGTTTATTAGGCGGTGCAATTGTTCCTTTGCAACTAGCAATAGTCAACGCTTTTCAAAAAACAACACAAGCATCTCAAATACAATCTACTTTCTACCTTTACGTAGGCGGTACAATTGCCTCTTTTATTATATCTTGTATATCAATGGGTGGCGTAAAGCCACCCCATGCAGAGGCTGCTTCATGGTGGATGTGGCTACCAGGGTTTCTAGGTAGCTTTTATATCTTATTTATGTTTATATCTGCCCCTAAGATAGGTTCTGGCAATACCTTACTCTGGGTTTTTCTTGGCCAAATGTATTTTGCGTTAATTATTGGCAAATTAGGTCTATTTGGATTAGATCCTAAACCTATTAATTTTTATAAAATGTTAGGATTGGCGGTCGTTACTATTGGTGGCATTATTATGATTGTCGGAGAAAACAAAAAATAG
- a CDS encoding helix-turn-helix domain-containing protein gives MTEKDYLNKLFIRTYNTQLEGHQHPYHQVLIPLSGSIHLMLETKTVQVKYGEVYIIPKHGYHQFKADQLFRFLVINLEDIDFLPTQNDDEVHVFLDDKTLCYLNIIEKQLMTEFNETINDYLLQLLIEFLRTINVNKQIDSRLLHAISVMKKDIGAKHSLASLANIACLSQSQFKKLFKQQLDITPKAYLAALRMQMARGLIINTDMPIAMIAEKCGYQNCSAFIRRFSLFYYDTPQNFRAKRQ, from the coding sequence ATGACTGAAAAAGATTACCTAAATAAGCTATTTATACGAACCTACAACACGCAGTTAGAGGGACATCAGCATCCTTATCATCAAGTCCTAATACCCTTATCTGGCAGCATTCATTTGATGTTAGAAACGAAAACCGTGCAAGTTAAATATGGGGAAGTTTATATTATCCCTAAACATGGGTATCATCAGTTCAAAGCAGATCAGCTTTTTCGCTTTTTGGTAATTAATCTTGAAGACATTGATTTTCTGCCAACGCAAAATGATGACGAAGTGCATGTTTTTTTGGATGATAAGACGTTGTGCTATCTTAATATCATTGAAAAACAGCTAATGACTGAGTTTAATGAGACCATTAATGATTATCTTTTGCAGCTTTTAATAGAGTTTTTAAGAACTATTAATGTGAATAAGCAAATTGATAGTAGGCTACTTCATGCCATCAGTGTGATGAAAAAGGATATTGGCGCTAAGCATTCGCTTGCTTCACTGGCAAACATTGCTTGTTTAAGCCAAAGCCAATTCAAAAAGCTTTTTAAGCAGCAGCTAGATATAACGCCCAAAGCCTATCTCGCTGCGCTTCGTATGCAGATGGCTCGCGGTTTAATTATTAATACGGATATGCCAATTGCTATGATTGCTGAAAAATGTGGTTATCAAAATTGTTCGGCTTTTATCCGACGATTTTCACTATTTTATTATGATACGCCCCAAAATTTCAGAGCTAAAAGGCAGTAG
- a CDS encoding type II toxin-antitoxin system YafQ family toxin, protein MSRDVVFSSQFKRDLKKHHLELVHPAWAEVFNCLLNDVQLPEKYCDHALKGNLTGSRDCHIKPDLVLIYEKPDANTLLLIRLGSHSELAIA, encoded by the coding sequence ATGAGTAGAGATGTGGTATTTTCAAGCCAATTTAAAAGAGATTTAAAAAAGCACCATTTAGAATTAGTACATCCTGCTTGGGCAGAAGTTTTTAATTGTTTGTTAAATGATGTCCAGTTACCAGAAAAATATTGTGATCATGCTTTAAAAGGCAATCTAACAGGTTCGAGGGACTGCCATATCAAACCTGATTTGGTACTTATCTATGAAAAGCCTGATGCTAATACGTTACTATTAATCAGGCTAGGTAGTCATAGTGAGTTAGCTATCGCCTAA
- a CDS encoding type II toxin-antitoxin system RelB/DinJ family antitoxin, translating into MSTSTFNVRLDDELRTQATQIFEGYGLSPTQAIKLFFNQVVATKSIPLNFDYKKDEFFPNLETQQAIVAARQEYQSGKLPRYSSADDAMTAMAELANE; encoded by the coding sequence ATGTCTACTTCTACCTTTAATGTTCGATTAGATGATGAACTTCGCACGCAAGCAACGCAAATTTTTGAAGGGTATGGTTTATCGCCTACGCAAGCGATTAAGCTTTTTTTCAACCAAGTTGTAGCGACTAAATCCATCCCACTGAATTTTGATTATAAAAAAGATGAGTTTTTTCCCAATCTAGAAACTCAACAAGCTATTGTAGCGGCACGACAAGAATATCAGTCAGGAAAACTACCCCGCTATAGCTCAGCAGATGATGCTATGACAGCCATGGCGGAATTAGCCAATGAGTAG